A part of Biomphalaria glabrata chromosome 3, xgBioGlab47.1, whole genome shotgun sequence genomic DNA contains:
- the LOC106065289 gene encoding protein YIF1B-B-like yields the protein MDVPSDFRAEKSSQKRRTKAPKSANPPAQAPPTNYINDFNIQSQQPFMPNLGQPDMFYGGSAFNSSSYGDPAGQFPGQQLLNDPVASMAMQYGHTLAGQGKVLVQKNIENYVASSRLKYYFAVDTAYVGKKLALLFFPFTHSDWSIHYNQDEPVPPRYEINAPDLYIPVMAFVTYILVAGMVLGTQGRFTPEQLGTQASSALVWLIIEMVAFTLSLYILNLSTALKYLDIVAYCGYKFVGMNVSLLAGVMAGNTTVYYGCLIWFSLALVFFLLRTLKVQVMPQQDHDGFTKGAKRSLYLILLVSLSQPLLMWWLTSYVMSFKSAV from the exons atggatgttccttcagacttCAGAGCTGAAAAAT CCAGTCAAAAGAGACGAACCAAAGCCCCAAAAAGTGCTAATCCACCAGCTCAAGCTCCACCCACTAATTATATCAATGACTTCAACATCCAGAGCCAACAACCTTTTATGCCCAATTTAGGTCAACCAGATATGTTTTATGGTGGTTCAG CCTTTAATTCAAGTTCTTATGGGGATCCAGCTGGTCAATTTCCTGGACAACAGCTATTGAATGACCCTGTTGCCAGTATGGCCATGCAGTATGGACATACACTTGCAGGGCAAGGAAAAGTTTTGGTTcagaaaaat ATTGAGAATTATGTTGCCTCTTCCagattaaaatattactttGCTGTGGATACAGCTTATGTTGGGAAAAAACTGGCTCTCTTGTTTTTTCCTTTCACACATTcg GACTGGTCTATACATTATAACCAAGATGAACCAGTACCACCTAGATATGAGATCAATGCACCTGATCTCTACATACCAG TTATGGCATTTGTGACCTACATCTTGGTAGCTGGTATGGTCCTGGGGACTCAAGGAAG atttactcCTGAACAGTTGGGCACGCAAGCAAGTTCAGCATTAGTTTGGCTGATTATAGAAATGGTAGCATTTACTCTAagtctttatattttaaatttgagtACAGCTCTCAAGTATTTAGATATTGTAGCCTACTGTGGATATAAATTTGTTGG GATGAATGTCAGCCTTCTAGCTGGTGTCATGGCAGGAAACACAACTGTATATTATGGCTGCTTGATCTGGTTCAGTTTGGCATTAGTCTTTTTTCTG CTACGTACACTGAAGGTTCAAGTCATGCCTCAACAAGATCATGATGGTTTCACCAAAGGTGCAAAGAGAAGTCTTTACCTGATACTGTTAGTGTCTTTAAGTCAGCCTCTCTTGATGTGGTGGCTCACTAGCTATGTGATGAGTTTTAAATCAGCTGTCTAA